A genomic segment from Methanomicrobium sp. W14 encodes:
- a CDS encoding glutamate decarboxylase — MGLKHPKGPKTHIKDLIIDPIFASEGMETIPRDRLPENEIEPDLAYQIVHDELMLDGNARLNLATFVGTWMEPQARKLASETFDKNMIDKDEYPQTADLEMRCVSMLSHLWNAPDLEQATGCSTTGSSEAAMLGGISMKRRWQHKRKAEGKPVDRPNIVMGINVQVCWEKFANYWDVEMRLVPMEKGRYHLTAEEAVKLCDENTIGVIAILGSTFDGSYEPVLEICQALDKFQEKTGLDIPVHVDAASGGMIAPFLDPGLIWDFRIPRVASINTSGHKYGLVYPGVGWVIWRNAEALPEDLIFYVNYLGSNMPTFALNFSRPGSQIVLQYYNFLRLGREGYKKVQQYARDIALFLSSEIEKLGPFELVTRGDELPVFAFKLNDSIKNYTVFDVSNKMRERGWLIPAYTFPENCKDLAVLRIVVRRGFSCDLADMFLEDLKRQLKVLEKQSVPVHDEKTGTSFHH; from the coding sequence ATGGGACTGAAACATCCGAAAGGGCCCAAAACCCACATAAAAGACCTGATAATAGACCCCATCTTTGCAAGTGAGGGAATGGAGACAATCCCGAGGGACAGGCTGCCTGAAAACGAGATCGAGCCTGACCTTGCATACCAGATAGTCCATGACGAGCTCATGCTCGACGGCAATGCAAGGCTTAACCTGGCGACATTCGTAGGGACCTGGATGGAGCCGCAGGCAAGAAAGCTTGCTTCCGAGACCTTCGACAAGAACATGATAGACAAGGACGAGTATCCGCAGACGGCTGACCTTGAAATGAGGTGCGTAAGCATGTTAAGCCACCTGTGGAATGCACCCGACCTTGAACAGGCGACAGGGTGCTCCACCACCGGGTCAAGCGAAGCCGCGATGCTCGGCGGAATATCGATGAAAAGGAGATGGCAGCACAAAAGAAAGGCCGAAGGGAAGCCCGTTGACAGACCGAATATCGTCATGGGGATAAACGTTCAGGTCTGCTGGGAGAAATTCGCAAACTACTGGGACGTAGAGATGCGTCTTGTCCCCATGGAGAAGGGGCGTTATCATTTAACGGCAGAAGAGGCTGTAAAGCTCTGCGACGAGAACACTATAGGTGTCATTGCAATTCTCGGCTCGACTTTCGACGGTTCATACGAGCCCGTCCTTGAAATATGCCAGGCACTTGACAAATTCCAGGAAAAGACAGGTCTTGACATACCTGTGCATGTCGACGCCGCATCAGGAGGAATGATAGCTCCTTTCCTTGACCCCGGTTTAATCTGGGACTTCAGGATCCCGAGGGTCGCATCCATAAACACGTCAGGCCACAAGTATGGTCTGGTATATCCCGGGGTAGGCTGGGTCATATGGCGCAATGCGGAGGCACTGCCTGAGGATCTGATATTCTACGTAAATTATCTCGGCTCGAACATGCCGACTTTCGCGCTTAACTTCTCAAGGCCCGGTTCACAGATAGTCCTTCAGTATTACAATTTCCTGCGTCTCGGAAGGGAGGGATACAAAAAAGTCCAGCAGTATGCAAGGGATATTGCACTGTTCCTCTCGTCGGAAATAGAAAAACTCGGTCCTTTCGAACTTGTGACCAGAGGAGACGAACTGCCTGTGTTTGCGTTCAAATTAAATGACAGTATAAAAAATTACACTGTGTTTGATGTATCCAACAAGATGCGTGAACGCGGCTGGCTCATTCCTGCGTACACTTTCCCTGAAAACTGCAAAGACCTTGCGGTTTTAAGGATTGTCGTAAGACGTGGATTTTCCTGCGACCTTGCGGATATGTTTCTCGAGGACCTGAAAAGACAGCTCAAAGTCCTTGAAAAACAGTCCGTGCCCGTTCATGACGAAAAGACGGGTACAAGCTTCCACCACTAA